A window from Roseburia sp. 499 encodes these proteins:
- a CDS encoding glycosyltransferase family 2 protein, producing the protein MREITFTVPCYNSESYMERCIDSLLSGDERVEIIIVDDGSTDRTGEIADNYARNYPEIIKVIHQENGGHGAGVNAGLAHASGRYFKVVDSDDWLDEAELHKLLKKIEQWDREDTRVDLIVCNYIYDHLYEGKTKRMAYGNVFKEGVICSWNDIGRFRPSQYLVMHSLFYRTDVLRKSGVKLPKHTFYVDNIFANQPLPYVKSICYLNLDMYHYFLGREDQSVNEKVLMERIDQQIRVTKLVSNCADLDKVARRYPRLANYLTRNISIMMAISSIHLLLIGTPEAMKKREMLWNYIKNHNHKLYFKLKRRTLSGFTYLPGKVGAGITLTGYKAAQKIYQFN; encoded by the coding sequence ATGAGAGAAATTACATTTACCGTACCTTGCTATAATTCAGAAAGCTATATGGAACGTTGTATTGATAGTTTATTGAGTGGAGATGAACGGGTAGAGATTATTATTGTAGATGATGGTTCTACTGATAGAACAGGAGAGATTGCAGATAATTATGCAAGAAATTATCCGGAAATCATAAAGGTCATTCACCAGGAGAATGGTGGTCATGGAGCAGGTGTGAATGCCGGGCTTGCACATGCCAGCGGAAGATATTTTAAAGTGGTGGATTCGGATGACTGGTTGGATGAAGCAGAACTTCATAAATTGTTGAAAAAAATAGAACAGTGGGATAGGGAAGATACCAGAGTAGATTTGATTGTTTGTAACTATATTTATGATCATCTGTATGAAGGAAAAACAAAACGGATGGCTTATGGAAATGTGTTTAAAGAAGGTGTCATATGTAGTTGGAACGATATTGGTAGATTTCGTCCGTCCCAGTATTTAGTCATGCATTCCTTATTTTACAGAACCGATGTATTACGAAAGTCGGGGGTAAAGCTTCCAAAACACACTTTCTATGTGGATAACATTTTTGCAAATCAGCCTCTTCCTTATGTGAAAAGTATATGTTATCTAAATCTGGACATGTATCACTATTTTCTTGGAAGAGAAGATCAGTCGGTGAATGAGAAGGTATTAATGGAGCGTATTGACCAACAGATACGAGTAACAAAGTTGGTTTCCAATTGTGCGGATTTAGACAAAGTAGCGAGAAGGTATCCAAGACTTGCAAATTATCTCACCAGAAACATTTCTATTATGATGGCAATTTCTTCTATTCATTTGCTTTTGATTGGAACGCCGGAAGCAATGAAAAAAAGAGAAATGTTGTGGAATTATATAAAAAATCACAATCATAAGTTGTATTTTAAGTTAAAGAGAAGAACGTTAAGTGGGTTTACTTATTTACCGGGAAAAGTAGGAGCAGGCATTACGT
- a CDS encoding thiamine phosphate synthase has product MSMCRKIAVSNWELYRKYHENDRIEDYVNHLAGLEEAADRPDRLILREKKLLEAEYEQLLEMVWEKFRNSEIELIPHTYLAVVQKMGIGKIHLPFSLLKKHAVENQLQSMEVIGTSIHSVEEAKEAEQLGATYVTAGHIFTTDCKPGLEPRGLEFLEQVCENVKIPVYAIGGIHPNNIEKIEKSSAAGACMMSEYMK; this is encoded by the coding sequence ATGTCTATGTGTAGGAAAATTGCAGTTTCTAATTGGGAATTGTATCGAAAATATCATGAGAATGATAGGATAGAAGATTATGTAAATCATCTTGCGGGACTAGAGGAAGCCGCAGATAGACCGGATAGATTGATTTTAAGAGAAAAGAAACTGTTAGAAGCAGAGTATGAACAATTGCTGGAAATGGTCTGGGAAAAGTTTAGGAATAGTGAGATTGAGCTGATTCCACATACTTATCTTGCGGTTGTTCAGAAGATGGGAATCGGAAAAATACATCTTCCATTTTCTTTGCTGAAAAAGCATGCAGTAGAAAACCAATTACAAAGTATGGAAGTGATTGGAACATCGATTCATTCTGTGGAGGAAGCCAAAGAGGCGGAACAACTGGGAGCAACTTATGTCACGGCAGGACATATTTTTACTACAGATTGTAAACCTGGATTAGAGCCAAGAGGTTTGGAATTTTTAGAACAGGTTTGTGAAAATGTTAAGATTCCGGTGTATGCCATAGGCGGAATTCATCCTAATAATATAGAAAAAATAGAGAAAAGCAGTGCAGCAGGAGCTTGCATGATGTCGGAATATATGAAATAA
- the thiH gene encoding 2-iminoacetate synthase ThiH, giving the protein MEQDKRPKVDHMQYMEGMEQIESDIMDKVISARNAYEANRYTEADVKRALMKDSLEIEDFAALLSPAAEPYIEEMAQKAKKETAKHFGNSVYMFTPIYISNYCENYCVYCGFNCHNRIHRMKLDAEEIEKEMAAIAKTGLEEILILTGESRAKSDVSYIGEACKIARKYFKMVGIEVYPMNSDEYAYLQKCGADYVTVFQETYDSDKYETLHLAGHKRIFPYRFNAQERALKGGMRGVAFAALLGLADFRKDAFATGLHAYYIQRKYPYAEISFSCPRLRPIVNDATINPKDVHEKQLLQIMCAYRLFMPFAGMTISTRERAEFRNHVIGMTATKISAGVSTGIGSHSDEVEDKGDDQFEIADNRNVDEVFAAIKEQGLQPVMNDYVYV; this is encoded by the coding sequence ATGGAACAGGATAAAAGACCTAAGGTAGACCATATGCAATATATGGAGGGAATGGAACAAATAGAATCTGATATTATGGATAAAGTAATTTCTGCCAGAAATGCATATGAGGCAAACCGCTATACGGAAGCAGATGTGAAAAGAGCCTTAATGAAAGACAGTCTTGAAATTGAGGATTTTGCAGCTTTATTGTCTCCGGCAGCAGAGCCATATATTGAAGAAATGGCACAGAAAGCAAAGAAAGAAACGGCGAAGCATTTCGGTAATTCCGTCTATATGTTTACACCGATTTACATTTCGAATTATTGTGAAAATTATTGCGTGTATTGTGGATTTAACTGCCATAACCGAATTCACAGAATGAAGTTGGATGCAGAAGAAATTGAAAAAGAAATGGCAGCCATTGCTAAGACCGGATTGGAAGAAATTCTGATTTTGACGGGAGAGAGTAGAGCAAAGTCAGATGTTTCCTATATTGGAGAAGCCTGCAAAATTGCCCGAAAATATTTTAAAATGGTAGGAATTGAAGTATACCCAATGAATTCTGATGAATATGCGTATTTGCAAAAATGTGGTGCAGATTATGTGACTGTATTTCAGGAGACTTATGATTCTGATAAATATGAGACATTGCATCTGGCAGGTCATAAGCGAATTTTCCCATATCGTTTTAACGCGCAGGAACGTGCATTGAAGGGCGGTATGCGTGGAGTTGCATTTGCAGCACTCTTAGGACTTGCTGATTTCAGAAAAGATGCTTTTGCAACAGGACTTCATGCCTACTACATACAGCGAAAATATCCTTATGCTGAAATATCATTTTCTTGTCCAAGATTGCGTCCTATTGTAAATGATGCAACCATTAATCCGAAAGACGTGCATGAAAAACAGCTGCTCCAAATTATGTGTGCATACCGTTTATTTATGCCATTTGCAGGAATGACGATTTCCACCAGAGAGCGGGCAGAGTTCCGTAATCATGTAATCGGTATGACGGCAACTAAAATTTCAGCAGGAGTAAGTACCGGAATTGGAAGCCACTCTGATGAGGTGGAGGATAAGGGAGACGACCAGTTTGAAATAGCGGATAACCGAAATGTAGATGAGGTATTTGCAGCTATTAAGGAACAGGGATTACAGCCTGTGATGAACGATTATGTCTATGTGTAG
- a CDS encoding thiazole synthase — protein MENDKLVLGGHEFSSRFILGSGKYNVELIKAAVEQAGAEIITLAVRRANSESAENILDFIPKGVTLLPNTSGAREAQEAVRIARLSRELGCGDFVKVEIMRDSKYLLPDNQETIKATEILAKEGFVVLPYMYPDLNVARDLMNAGAAAVMPLAAPIGSNKGLATREFIQILIDEIDLPIIVDAGIGRPSQACEAMEMGAAAVMANTAIATAGDITAMASAFKKAIEAGREAYLAKLGRVLDKGATASSPMTGFLRD, from the coding sequence ATGGAAAATGATAAATTGGTATTGGGAGGACATGAATTCAGTTCCCGATTCATATTGGGCTCAGGAAAGTACAATGTAGAACTTATAAAGGCAGCAGTAGAACAGGCAGGAGCAGAGATTATTACGTTGGCAGTACGCCGGGCAAATTCTGAGAGTGCAGAAAATATTTTGGATTTTATTCCAAAGGGAGTGACATTGCTTCCAAATACATCCGGGGCAAGAGAGGCACAGGAAGCAGTAAGAATTGCAAGACTTTCTCGTGAATTAGGTTGTGGAGATTTTGTTAAGGTAGAAATCATGCGAGACTCTAAATATTTGCTTCCGGATAATCAGGAGACGATAAAGGCAACAGAGATTCTGGCAAAGGAAGGTTTTGTAGTGCTTCCATATATGTATCCGGATTTAAATGTGGCAAGAGATTTGATGAATGCAGGAGCCGCAGCAGTTATGCCGTTGGCAGCACCGATTGGTTCCAACAAGGGATTGGCAACCAGAGAATTTATCCAGATTTTAATTGATGAGATAGACCTTCCAATTATTGTAGATGCAGGTATCGGACGCCCGTCACAGGCATGTGAAGCTATGGAAATGGGAGCCGCAGCAGTTATGGCAAATACAGCGATTGCAACAGCAGGAGATATTACGGCTATGGCATCTGCATTTAAGAAGGCAATAGAAGCTGGAAGAGAAGCATATCTTGCAAAATTGGGAAGAGTTTTGGATAAAGGTGCAACAGCATCTTCTCCAATGACAGGATTTTTACGGGATTAA
- the thiF gene encoding sulfur carrier protein ThiS adenylyltransferase ThiF: MMVVTQEEIKAALLQRYTPEMYDKISNASVAIAGLGGLGSHVAVMLTRAGIGKLMLVDFDRVDITNLNRQVYTYEHLERKKTEALAEILRKINPYITLETRDCYVNQENVTELFRDYNIVCEAFDKAENKAMLVNTVLEKCRHTTVVSGSGMAGYGSSNKIHTEKVMKRLYVCGDRETELEDDVCLMSSRVTVCAAHQANMIIRLILGITEV; this comes from the coding sequence ATGATGGTAGTAACGCAGGAAGAGATAAAAGCGGCATTGTTGCAGCGCTATACGCCGGAAATGTATGATAAGATTTCCAATGCGTCTGTGGCTATTGCAGGGCTTGGAGGACTTGGCTCTCATGTGGCAGTCATGCTGACAAGGGCGGGGATAGGAAAGCTTATGTTAGTGGACTTTGACCGGGTAGATATAACAAATCTTAATCGACAGGTGTATACCTATGAACATTTGGAAAGAAAAAAGACCGAAGCTCTTGCAGAGATTTTACGGAAAATCAATCCTTACATAACGTTGGAAACACGAGATTGTTATGTAAATCAAGAAAATGTAACTGAGTTATTTAGAGATTATAACATTGTGTGTGAAGCTTTTGATAAGGCAGAAAATAAGGCGATGCTGGTGAATACTGTTTTGGAGAAATGTAGACATACTACAGTGGTGTCTGGGTCTGGAATGGCAGGATATGGAAGCAGCAATAAAATACATACAGAAAAAGTAATGAAGCGTTTGTATGTGTGTGGTGATAGAGAAACGGAGCTTGAGGATGATGTTTGTCTCATGTCATCGCGTGTAACGGTCTGTGCAGCGCATCAGGCAAATATGATAATAAGATTAATACTTGGAATTACAGAAGTGTAG
- the thiS gene encoding sulfur carrier protein ThiS encodes MTINGVEKDYPEGISLKELLKQEGYQEERIAVERNEEIVPKAEYDKVSLENTDHLEIVRFVGGG; translated from the coding sequence ATGACTATAAATGGAGTGGAGAAAGATTATCCGGAAGGAATTTCTTTGAAAGAATTGTTAAAACAGGAAGGATATCAAGAGGAACGAATTGCGGTAGAACGGAATGAAGAAATTGTGCCAAAGGCAGAGTATGATAAAGTTTCCTTGGAAAATACAGACCATTTGGAGATAGTAAGGTTCGTAGGAGGAGGCTGA